From a single Myotis daubentonii chromosome 5, mMyoDau2.1, whole genome shotgun sequence genomic region:
- the OLFM2 gene encoding noelin-2 isoform X1, producing MSVPLLKIGAVLSTMAMVTNWMSQTLPSLVGLNGTVSRAGASEKITLFQSPEEGWQLYTSAQAPDGKCICTAVIPAQSTCARDGRSRELRQLMEKVQNVSQSMEVLELRTYRDLQYVRSMETLMRSLDARLRAADGSLSAKSFQELKDRMTELLPLSSVLEQYKADTRTVVRLREEVRNLSGSLAAIQEEMGAYGYEDLQQRVMALEARLHACAQKLGCGKLTGVSNPITIRAMGSRFGSWMTDTMAPSADSRVWYMDGYYKGRRVLEFRTLGDFIKGQNFIQHLLPQPWAGTGHVVYNGSLFYNKYQSNVVVKYHFRSRSVLVQRSLPGAGYNNTFPYSWGGFSDMDFMVDESGLWAVYTTNQNAGNIVVSRLDPHTLEVMRSWDTGYPKRSAGEAFMICGVLYVTNSHLAGAKVYFAYFTNTSSYEYTDVPFHNQYSHISMLDYNPRERALYTWNNGHQVLYNVTLFHVISTAGDP from the exons ACCCTCTTCCAAAGCCCAGAAGAAGGCTGGCAGCTGTATACCTCGGCCCAGGCCCCCGACGGGAAATGCATCTGCACGGCCGTGATCCCCGCACAGAGCACCTGCGCCCGAGATGGCAGGAGTCGAGAGCTGCGGCAGCTGATGGAGAAG GTCCAGAATGTCTCCCAGTCCATGGAGGTCCTTGAGTTGCGGACGTACCGTGACCTCCAGTACGTGCGCAGCATGGAGACCCTCATGCGGAGCCTGGATGCGCGGCTCCGGGCAGCTGATGGGTCCCTCTCTGCCAAGAGCTTCCAG GAACTGAAGGACAGGATGACGGAGCTGTTGCCCCTGAGCTCGGTCCTGGAGCAGTATAAGGCCGACACTCGGACTGTTGTGCGCCTGCGGGAAGAGGTGAGGAATCTGTCCGGCAGTCTTGCAGCCATCCAGGAGGAGATGGGTGCCTACGGGTATGAGGACCTGCAGCAGCGGGTGATGGCTCTGGAGGCCCGGCTCCATGCCTGCGCCCAGAAGCTGG GCTGTGGGAAGCTGACTGGGGTCAGTAACCCCATCACCATTCGAGCCATGGGGTCCCGCTTCGGCTCCTGGATGACCGACACGATGGCCCCCAGTGCGGACAGCCGG GTCTGGTACATGGATGGCTATTACAAGGGCCGGCGCGTTCTGGAGTTCCGCACTCTGGGAGACTTCATCAAAGGCCAGAACTTTATCCAGCAtctgctgccccagccctgggcaggcacAGGCCATGTGGTATACAATGGCTCCTTGTTCTACAACAAGTACCAGAGCAACGTGGTAGTCAAGTACCACTTCCGCTCACGCTCCGTGCTGGTGCAGAGGAGCCTTCCGGGGGCTGGTTACAACAACACCTTCCCCTACTCTTGGGGTGGCTTCTCTGACATGGACTTCATGGTAGATGAGAGCGGGCTCTGGGCCGTGTACACCACTAACCAGAATGCAGGCAACATTGTGGTCAGCCGGCTAGACCCGCACACCCTTGAGGTCATGCGATCCTGGGACACTGGCTACCCCAAGCGCAGCGCTGGTGAGGCCTTCATGATCTGTGGCGTGCTCTACGTGACCAACTCCCACCTGGCCGGGGCCAAGGTCTATTTTGCTTACTTCACCAACACGTCCAGCTACGAGTACACGGACGTGCCCTTCCACAATCAGTACTCCCACATCTCCATGCTGGATTACAATCCCCGGGAGCGGGCCCTCTATACCTGGAACAACGGCCACCAGGTGCTCTACAATGTCACCCTCTTCCACGTCATCAGCACTGCTGGGGACCCCTAG
- the OLFM2 gene encoding noelin-2 isoform X2: MWPLTVPPPPLLLLLLCSGLAGQTLFQSPEEGWQLYTSAQAPDGKCICTAVIPAQSTCARDGRSRELRQLMEKVQNVSQSMEVLELRTYRDLQYVRSMETLMRSLDARLRAADGSLSAKSFQELKDRMTELLPLSSVLEQYKADTRTVVRLREEVRNLSGSLAAIQEEMGAYGYEDLQQRVMALEARLHACAQKLGCGKLTGVSNPITIRAMGSRFGSWMTDTMAPSADSRVWYMDGYYKGRRVLEFRTLGDFIKGQNFIQHLLPQPWAGTGHVVYNGSLFYNKYQSNVVVKYHFRSRSVLVQRSLPGAGYNNTFPYSWGGFSDMDFMVDESGLWAVYTTNQNAGNIVVSRLDPHTLEVMRSWDTGYPKRSAGEAFMICGVLYVTNSHLAGAKVYFAYFTNTSSYEYTDVPFHNQYSHISMLDYNPRERALYTWNNGHQVLYNVTLFHVISTAGDP; the protein is encoded by the exons ACCCTCTTCCAAAGCCCAGAAGAAGGCTGGCAGCTGTATACCTCGGCCCAGGCCCCCGACGGGAAATGCATCTGCACGGCCGTGATCCCCGCACAGAGCACCTGCGCCCGAGATGGCAGGAGTCGAGAGCTGCGGCAGCTGATGGAGAAG GTCCAGAATGTCTCCCAGTCCATGGAGGTCCTTGAGTTGCGGACGTACCGTGACCTCCAGTACGTGCGCAGCATGGAGACCCTCATGCGGAGCCTGGATGCGCGGCTCCGGGCAGCTGATGGGTCCCTCTCTGCCAAGAGCTTCCAG GAACTGAAGGACAGGATGACGGAGCTGTTGCCCCTGAGCTCGGTCCTGGAGCAGTATAAGGCCGACACTCGGACTGTTGTGCGCCTGCGGGAAGAGGTGAGGAATCTGTCCGGCAGTCTTGCAGCCATCCAGGAGGAGATGGGTGCCTACGGGTATGAGGACCTGCAGCAGCGGGTGATGGCTCTGGAGGCCCGGCTCCATGCCTGCGCCCAGAAGCTGG GCTGTGGGAAGCTGACTGGGGTCAGTAACCCCATCACCATTCGAGCCATGGGGTCCCGCTTCGGCTCCTGGATGACCGACACGATGGCCCCCAGTGCGGACAGCCGG GTCTGGTACATGGATGGCTATTACAAGGGCCGGCGCGTTCTGGAGTTCCGCACTCTGGGAGACTTCATCAAAGGCCAGAACTTTATCCAGCAtctgctgccccagccctgggcaggcacAGGCCATGTGGTATACAATGGCTCCTTGTTCTACAACAAGTACCAGAGCAACGTGGTAGTCAAGTACCACTTCCGCTCACGCTCCGTGCTGGTGCAGAGGAGCCTTCCGGGGGCTGGTTACAACAACACCTTCCCCTACTCTTGGGGTGGCTTCTCTGACATGGACTTCATGGTAGATGAGAGCGGGCTCTGGGCCGTGTACACCACTAACCAGAATGCAGGCAACATTGTGGTCAGCCGGCTAGACCCGCACACCCTTGAGGTCATGCGATCCTGGGACACTGGCTACCCCAAGCGCAGCGCTGGTGAGGCCTTCATGATCTGTGGCGTGCTCTACGTGACCAACTCCCACCTGGCCGGGGCCAAGGTCTATTTTGCTTACTTCACCAACACGTCCAGCTACGAGTACACGGACGTGCCCTTCCACAATCAGTACTCCCACATCTCCATGCTGGATTACAATCCCCGGGAGCGGGCCCTCTATACCTGGAACAACGGCCACCAGGTGCTCTACAATGTCACCCTCTTCCACGTCATCAGCACTGCTGGGGACCCCTAG
- the PIN1 gene encoding peptidyl-prolyl cis-trans isomerase NIMA-interacting 1: MADEEKLPLGWEKRMSRSSGRVYYFNHITNASQWERPSGNSSGSGKNGQGEPTRVRCSHLLVKHSQSRRPSSWRQEKITRTKEEALELINSYIQKIKSGEEDFESLASQYSDCSSAKARGDLGAFSRGQMQKPFEDASFALRTGEMSGPVFTDSGIHIILRTE, encoded by the exons ATGGCGGACGAGGAGAAGCTGCCCCTCGGCTGGGAGAAGCGCATGAGCCGCAGCTCAG gccGGGTGTACTACTTCAATCACATCACGAACGCCAGCCAGTGGGAGCGGCCGAGTGGCaacagcagtggcagtggcaaaAACGGACAGGGGGAGCCTACCAGGGtgcgctgctcacacctgctggtCAAGCACAGCCAGTCACGGCGGCCGTCATCTTGGAGGCAAGAGAAGATAACCCGGACCAaggaggaggccctggagctGATCAACA GCTACATCCAGAAGATCAAGTCCGGAGAGGAAGACTTTGAGTCTCTGGCTTCACAGTACAGTGACTGCAGCTCGGCCAAGGCCAGGGGAGACCTGGGTGCCTTCAGCAGAG GTCAGATGCAAAAGCCATTTGAAGATGCCTCCTTTGCGCTTCGGACGGGGGAGATGAGCGGGCCCGTGTTCACGGATTCCGGCATCCACATCATCCTGCGCACGGAgtga